The region GTGCCTCTTTTTTGCCATCCAGCAGCCAGTCGGCTTTTTCCATCTGCTGCCACAGTGCACGGCCTGCCGGGGCGTAAATCTCTTTGGCGATCAGCTTTTCGCTCAGGTTGGTGCCTGCATCGTCGTACATGTAGCCGGAGATAGCGTGTTTGCCGTCCGGCGTGACATAAATGGTGACGCCCATTTCCTGATATTTACCGAGATAGCCTTTCATGCCGCCCGGCGCGTCGAAGGATTTAATGATGGTGATGCCTTGTTTTTCAATGGCTTTTACCGGCGCGGGCAGTTCTTCGGCGTGCAGAGTCAGCGGGAGCAGGGTCAGCATTAACAGGCGCTTGAGCATAAAAATCCTTATAAAAACAGTGGGAAAGAGCAAGGGTAGAGAAAACCTATCACAACCATCGGTAAGACCGCCGGGCAAGGCATTGTCCTCACGTGCCCGCAGTGGTGTAATCAACAACGCTTGATGACCAACAGGTTATGAGCGCAACGCAAAGCCAGCTTGCTGGCGCTGAAGTTACCCACGGGTATTTCAGGTATCGAGGCCACCCGTCGCGGTGGCCTTTTTACTTTTGGCAATTCAGCCGTTCACAAGGTTGCTCGTTGCGGGTTGTTAGCTAACACTTATTGATTTGATAAAGCAAACGCATTGGCTCAATCAATCGAAGTTCGTTAACTTACACCCCAACGAAAACACGGAGGAAGTATAGATGTCCTTAATTAATACCAAGATTAAACCTTTTAAAAACCAGGCGTTCAAAAACGGTGAGTTCATCGAAGTAACCGAGAAAGATACCGAAGGCCGCTGGAGCGTCTTCTTCTTCTACCCGGCTGACTTCACCTTCGTATGCCCGACTGAACTGGGCGACGTGGCTGACCACTACGAAGAGCTGCAGAAACTGGGCGTGGACGTTTACTCTGTTTCCACCGATACCCACTTCACCCACAAAGCGTGGCACAGCAGCTCCGAAACCATCGCGAAAATCAAATACGCGATGATCGGCGACCCGACTGGCGCCCTGACCCGTAACTTCGACAACATGCGTGAAGATGAAGGTCTGGCCGATCGCGCCACCTTCGTTGTTGACCCGCAGGGCATCATCCAGGCTATCGAAGTCACCGCTGAAGGCATCGGCCGCGACGCATCTGACCTGCTGCGTAAAATCAAAGCAGCACAGTACGTGGCTTCTCACCCAGGTGAAGTGTGCCCGGCGAAATGGAAAGAGGGTGAAGCGACGCTGGCTCCGTCCCTGGATCTGGTTGGTAAAATCTAAATTTCCTGTCGTCTTTCACGCCATAGCGGCGTTGGCGTCGCCTGCTCGCCCCGGTCACTTACTGGTGTAAGCTCCCGGGGACGCTCAGGCTAGCCGCCTTGCTCTGGCGCGAAATACTGGGGAAATTATCTGGCAAACGGGTACTTTTGGGTGCCCGTTTTATTCAGCACCATGATGCAAGTTGCATTGATGCAGCCTTAAACAATTCGGCTTGCATGATGATGTTTTAAGGGAGAACGTTATGCTCGACACTACTATGAAAACCCAACTCAAGGCCTACCTTGAGAAACTGACTAAACCTGTTGAGCTGATTGCTACGCTGGATGACAGCGCGAAATCGGCAGAAATCAAAGAACTGCTGGGCGAAATCGCTGAACTGTCAGACAAGGTCTCCTTTAAAGAAGACAATAGCCTGGCGGTGCGTAAACCGTCGTTCCTGATCACTAACCCTGGCTCGCATAACGGCCCGCGTTTTGCCGGTTCGCCGCTGGGTCACGAATTTACTTCTCTGGTGCTGGCGCTGCTGTGGACCGGTGGTCATCCGTCAAAAGAGGCGCAGGCGCTGCTTGAGCAGATCCGCGATCTGGATGGCGATTTTGAGTTTGAAACCTACTATTCGCTCTCCTGCCATAACTGCCCGGACGTGGTGCAGGCGCTGAACCTGATGGCGGTGCTGAACCCGCGCATTAAACACACGGCGATTGATGGCGGTACGTTCCAGAACGAAATCACCGATCGTAACGTGATGGGTGTGCCGGCCGTGTTCGTTAACGGCCAGGAGTTCGGTCAGGGGCGTATGACGCTGACCGAAATTGTCGCCAAAATTGATACCGGTGCGGAAAAACGCGCGGCGGAAGAGCTGAACAAGCGTGACGCTTACGACGTGCTGATTGTCGGTTCCGGCCCGGCGGGTGCGGCGGCGGCGGTTTACTCAGCGCGTAAAGGCATTCGTACCGGCCTGATGGGCGAGCGTTTCGGCGGCCAGGTACTGGATACCGTGGATATTGAAAACTACATTTCTGTGCCGAAAACAGAAGGCCAGAAACTGGCGGGCGCGCTGAAAGCGCACGTCTCGGATTACAACGTCGATGTGATTGACAGCCAGAGCGCCAGCAAACTGGTGCCTGCGGCGGTGGAAGGCGGTCTGCACCAGATTGAAACCGCGTCAGGCGCGGTACTGAAAGCGCGCAGCATTATCATTGCCACCGGCGCGAAATGGCGCAACATGAATGTGCCGGGCGAAGATCAATACCGCACCAAAGGTGTGACTTACTGCCCGCACTGCGACGGCCCGCTGTTTAAAGGCAAACGCGTGGCGGTGATCGGCGGTGGTAACTCCGGTGTGGAAGCGGCTATCGATCTGGCGGGGATTGTCGAGCACGTAACATTGCTTGAATTCGCCCCGGAAATGAAAGCTGACCAGGTGTTGCAGGACAAAGTGCGCAGCCTGAAAAACGTCGACATTATTCTGAACGCGCAGACTACCGAAGTGAAAGGCGACGGCAGCAAAGTGACCGGCCTTGAGTACCGCGACCGTGTGAGCGGCGATGTT is a window of Enterobacter sp. R4-368 DNA encoding:
- the ahpC gene encoding alkyl hydroperoxide reductase subunit C, whose product is MSLINTKIKPFKNQAFKNGEFIEVTEKDTEGRWSVFFFYPADFTFVCPTELGDVADHYEELQKLGVDVYSVSTDTHFTHKAWHSSSETIAKIKYAMIGDPTGALTRNFDNMREDEGLADRATFVVDPQGIIQAIEVTAEGIGRDASDLLRKIKAAQYVASHPGEVCPAKWKEGEATLAPSLDLVGKI
- the ahpF gene encoding alkyl hydroperoxide reductase subunit F produces the protein MLDTTMKTQLKAYLEKLTKPVELIATLDDSAKSAEIKELLGEIAELSDKVSFKEDNSLAVRKPSFLITNPGSHNGPRFAGSPLGHEFTSLVLALLWTGGHPSKEAQALLEQIRDLDGDFEFETYYSLSCHNCPDVVQALNLMAVLNPRIKHTAIDGGTFQNEITDRNVMGVPAVFVNGQEFGQGRMTLTEIVAKIDTGAEKRAAEELNKRDAYDVLIVGSGPAGAAAAVYSARKGIRTGLMGERFGGQVLDTVDIENYISVPKTEGQKLAGALKAHVSDYNVDVIDSQSASKLVPAAVEGGLHQIETASGAVLKARSIIIATGAKWRNMNVPGEDQYRTKGVTYCPHCDGPLFKGKRVAVIGGGNSGVEAAIDLAGIVEHVTLLEFAPEMKADQVLQDKVRSLKNVDIILNAQTTEVKGDGSKVTGLEYRDRVSGDVHSVALAGIFVQIGLLPNTTWLEGAIERNRMGEIIIDAKCETSVKGVFAAGDCTTVPYKQIIIATGEGAKASLSSFDYLIRTKTA